A genomic stretch from Halopiger aswanensis includes:
- a CDS encoding glycosyltransferase family 2 protein codes for MLEFFFANPLSGALVAVLWVGLGLYGFSAGWWLLETLVFARGWRVADEDRPWGPDDVQVRILTVDAEPVVQATVNAVPDAIADVRVIAESELSIDGATVHVVPDEFDCTAVRKGRAVEWARQNVPCESEYVLYLDEDTIMTGFDGLPDADVVQFTEKPIYTGSRLAYLCELFRVGYQLEQLGFHRLRYPLYAWGGGIAVRASLEDAVTWDARTITEDTNFIWRAADAGDLSYRLLDTRFRNQAPPSVRQLIRQRRRWISGTIADGHILPRRYRPLYYTRVIVWGLSPLVPVVALAAYLAPGQLPTLEWYGSVAAVLAGILFVYMSGGLVAYRKHPLLWLPVLVLTPVAVVTHAIGALWGIFQPATTFDVTEKVVPERIETFHDELEPGELAAHDGTDRLLRESDEAFESSVFGD; via the coding sequence ATGCTCGAGTTCTTTTTCGCGAATCCGTTATCGGGCGCGCTCGTCGCGGTCCTCTGGGTGGGATTGGGGCTGTACGGCTTCTCGGCGGGCTGGTGGCTCCTCGAGACGCTCGTGTTCGCCCGCGGCTGGCGCGTTGCGGACGAGGACCGGCCGTGGGGACCGGACGACGTACAAGTTCGGATCCTGACCGTCGACGCCGAACCCGTCGTCCAGGCGACGGTCAACGCCGTGCCCGACGCGATCGCGGACGTTCGCGTGATCGCCGAATCGGAGCTGTCGATCGACGGGGCGACCGTCCACGTCGTCCCCGACGAGTTCGACTGCACGGCAGTCAGAAAGGGACGGGCCGTCGAGTGGGCTCGCCAAAACGTTCCCTGCGAGTCGGAGTACGTGCTCTACCTCGACGAGGATACGATCATGACCGGCTTCGACGGCCTGCCGGACGCCGACGTCGTCCAGTTCACCGAGAAGCCGATCTACACCGGCTCCCGGCTCGCGTACCTCTGTGAGCTGTTCCGCGTCGGCTACCAACTCGAGCAGCTCGGTTTTCACCGCCTGCGATACCCCCTCTACGCGTGGGGTGGCGGGATCGCCGTCCGGGCGTCGCTCGAGGACGCGGTCACCTGGGACGCGCGCACCATCACCGAGGATACGAACTTCATCTGGCGGGCCGCCGACGCGGGCGACCTCTCCTACCGGCTGCTCGACACCCGATTTCGAAACCAGGCGCCGCCGTCGGTGCGCCAGTTGATCAGACAGCGCCGGCGGTGGATCTCCGGGACGATCGCCGACGGGCACATCCTGCCGCGCCGCTACCGGCCGCTGTACTACACTCGAGTCATCGTCTGGGGGCTCTCGCCGCTGGTCCCGGTCGTCGCTCTCGCCGCGTACCTCGCGCCGGGACAGCTTCCGACCCTCGAGTGGTACGGCTCGGTCGCCGCCGTTCTCGCGGGTATCCTCTTCGTCTACATGAGCGGGGGCCTGGTCGCCTACCGGAAGCATCCGCTCCTCTGGCTGCCGGTTCTCGTGCTAACGCCGGTCGCCGTCGTGACCCACGCGATCGGCGCGCTCTGGGGTATTTTTCAGCCTGCGACGACGTTCGACGTCACCGAGAAGGTCGTCCCGGAGAGGATCGAGACGTTCCACGACGAACTGGAACCCGGCGAACTCGCGGCCCACGACGGGACCGATCGACTCCTGCGCGAGTCCGACGAGGCGTTCGAATCGTCCGTCTTCGGGGACTGA
- a CDS encoding DoxX family protein produces the protein MLPAIESVPLQFDGPFAAELFLVARILFGGTLAFTGLNHFLDLENMAGYAEMKGIPAPKASVALSGLALVFGGLGVVLGVFPGLAAAALGVFLLVATPTMHDFWAVPEEQRQSELTSFLKNVGLLGASIALFAVAALEWPYALGFGLGPF, from the coding sequence ATGTTACCAGCAATCGAATCGGTACCGTTGCAGTTCGACGGCCCGTTCGCGGCCGAACTGTTTCTCGTCGCGCGCATCCTGTTTGGCGGCACGCTCGCCTTTACGGGACTGAATCACTTCCTCGACCTCGAGAACATGGCGGGCTACGCCGAGATGAAGGGCATTCCGGCGCCGAAAGCGTCGGTCGCGCTGTCCGGTCTGGCACTCGTGTTCGGCGGCCTCGGCGTCGTCCTCGGCGTCTTCCCGGGACTTGCGGCCGCCGCGCTCGGGGTCTTCCTACTGGTCGCGACGCCGACGATGCACGACTTCTGGGCCGTCCCCGAGGAGCAGCGACAGTCGGAACTGACGAGTTTCCTGAAGAACGTCGGCCTGCTCGGCGCGTCGATCGCGCTGTTCGCGGTTGCCGCCCTCGAGTGGCCGTACGCGCTCGGATTCGGACTCGGTCCCTTCTAA
- the glyS gene encoding glycine--tRNA ligase: MSEQQHPEERTATSEKLVELAKRRGYFFQSSGAYGGVGGFYTFGPQGASLKGNVEDAWRDRFAVAEGNMEIDAPTIMPEPVFEASGHLDGFDDMLVECPECGESHRADHVVEDNTEYEDAESLPIPEVEEVIAEYELVCPSCSAGLAGQAVEAFNLMFATNIGPGDSDPGYMRPETAQGIFVEFPRLKEYARNQLPFGVTQIGRAYRNEISPRRSIIRTREFTQAELEYFIDPETDKPDLSTVEDVEVTLYPASEQNKDDGEEIETTIGAAVEEGIIGDEWVAYFLGVAKPWYDAVGVDMDRFRFRQHLSGERAHYAADCWDAESEIDGNWIEMAGFAYRGDYDLSKHGEHADDRFTIFKQYDEPKTVERATVDPDMSYLGPEFGGDAQAVVQKLEDLAARDRSAFEGDTVEITLEGETHEIPTEKTGFSVEEQTEAGEHITPHVVEPSFGVDRLVYTVLHHAYREDEVDGEERTYLELEPEVAPTFVGVFPLQTDDELVEQAQDIVADLREVGLSVTYDDSGNIGRRYRRQDEVGTPFCVTVDFETLEEEETTVTVRERDTTEQKRLPVDELPETLSALRSGDLAFEEL, encoded by the coding sequence ATGAGTGAACAACAACACCCCGAGGAGCGTACGGCGACGAGCGAGAAACTGGTTGAACTGGCCAAGCGACGCGGCTACTTCTTCCAGTCCTCCGGGGCGTACGGCGGCGTCGGCGGCTTCTACACCTTCGGCCCGCAGGGCGCGTCACTGAAGGGCAACGTCGAGGACGCCTGGCGCGACCGCTTCGCGGTCGCCGAGGGTAATATGGAGATCGACGCGCCGACGATCATGCCCGAACCCGTCTTCGAGGCCTCCGGACATCTGGACGGCTTCGACGACATGCTCGTCGAGTGTCCCGAGTGCGGCGAGAGCCACCGCGCGGACCACGTCGTCGAGGACAACACGGAGTACGAGGACGCCGAGAGCCTCCCGATCCCGGAGGTCGAAGAAGTCATCGCGGAGTACGAACTCGTCTGTCCCTCCTGCAGCGCCGGCCTCGCGGGCCAGGCCGTCGAGGCGTTCAACCTCATGTTCGCGACGAACATCGGTCCCGGCGACTCCGACCCGGGCTACATGCGCCCCGAAACGGCCCAGGGCATCTTCGTCGAGTTCCCGCGCCTGAAGGAGTACGCCCGGAACCAACTGCCCTTCGGCGTCACCCAGATCGGCCGCGCCTACCGCAACGAGATCAGCCCGCGGCGCTCCATCATTCGGACGCGGGAGTTCACGCAGGCCGAACTCGAGTACTTCATCGATCCCGAAACCGACAAGCCGGACCTCTCGACGGTCGAGGACGTCGAAGTGACGCTGTACCCGGCCAGCGAGCAGAACAAGGACGACGGCGAGGAGATCGAGACGACCATCGGCGCGGCCGTCGAGGAGGGCATCATCGGCGACGAGTGGGTCGCCTACTTCCTCGGCGTCGCGAAGCCGTGGTACGACGCGGTCGGCGTCGACATGGACCGATTCCGGTTCCGTCAGCACCTCTCGGGCGAGCGCGCTCACTACGCGGCGGACTGCTGGGACGCCGAGAGCGAGATCGACGGCAACTGGATCGAGATGGCCGGCTTCGCCTACCGCGGCGACTACGACCTCTCGAAGCACGGCGAGCACGCCGACGACCGCTTTACGATCTTCAAGCAGTACGACGAACCGAAGACCGTCGAGCGCGCGACGGTCGACCCCGACATGAGCTACCTCGGCCCCGAGTTCGGCGGGGACGCGCAGGCCGTCGTGCAAAAGCTCGAGGACCTCGCGGCCCGCGATCGATCCGCGTTCGAGGGCGACACCGTCGAGATCACGCTCGAGGGCGAGACCCACGAGATTCCGACCGAAAAGACCGGCTTCAGCGTCGAGGAACAGACCGAAGCGGGCGAACACATCACGCCCCACGTCGTCGAACCCTCCTTCGGCGTCGACCGACTGGTCTACACCGTCCTGCACCACGCCTACCGCGAGGACGAGGTCGACGGCGAGGAGCGGACGTACCTCGAACTCGAGCCCGAGGTCGCCCCGACTTTCGTCGGCGTCTTCCCGCTCCAGACCGACGACGAACTGGTCGAGCAAGCGCAGGATATCGTCGCCGACCTCCGCGAGGTCGGCCTCTCGGTGACCTACGACGACTCGGGCAACATCGGCCGGCGCTACCGCCGCCAGGACGAGGTCGGCACGCCGTTCTGCGTGACCGTCGACTTCGAGACCCTCGAGGAAGAGGAGACGACGGTTACGGTGCGCGAACGAGACACGACCGAGCAAAAGCGGCTGCCCGTCGACGAACTCCCCGAGACGCTGTCGGCGCTTCGCAGCGGCGACCTCGCGTTCGAGGAGCTGTAA
- a CDS encoding diacylglycerol/polyprenol kinase family protein has protein sequence MADELKRRLVHASGSGLVALYLLADALELGLTWARFRVLMVVLATGALVLEFVRLRIGLNWRLYDVLTRDYEEDNPAGYALYLLSMTAVVLAFEPAIALPAMLMLALGDPISGAVSDNTLKRVKGPKVLATMFVVSALLAAPFLADSPLAVLAAALGATVADGVTLEIRTYIIDDNLTIPIYAAGLAWLALEFGPM, from the coding sequence ATGGCCGACGAACTGAAGCGACGGCTGGTCCACGCGAGCGGCTCCGGGCTGGTCGCGCTCTACCTGCTCGCGGACGCCCTCGAGCTGGGGCTGACGTGGGCGCGCTTTCGCGTTCTGATGGTCGTCCTCGCAACCGGCGCGCTCGTCCTCGAGTTCGTTCGGCTTCGGATCGGTCTCAACTGGCGGCTCTACGACGTGCTCACCCGCGACTACGAGGAGGACAACCCCGCGGGATACGCCCTCTACCTGCTCAGCATGACCGCCGTCGTTCTCGCGTTCGAGCCGGCTATCGCCCTCCCCGCGATGTTGATGCTCGCGCTCGGCGACCCGATCAGCGGAGCCGTCTCGGACAACACGCTAAAGCGGGTCAAGGGGCCGAAGGTGCTCGCGACGATGTTCGTCGTCTCGGCGCTGCTCGCCGCGCCCTTCCTCGCCGACTCGCCGCTGGCCGTACTCGCGGCGGCACTCGGCGCGACCGTCGCCGACGGCGTTACGCTCGAGATTCGGACCTACATCATCGACGACAACCTGACGATCCCGATCTACGCCGCCGGGCTGGCGTGGCTGGCCCTCGAGTTCGGGCCCATGTAA
- a CDS encoding DUF7556 family protein, with protein sequence MATNPHAMAENETIVGSIDSTDASDGDAYVIADISADDAWLSMQADDAPTLTAWR encoded by the coding sequence ATGGCGACGAACCCCCACGCCATGGCGGAGAACGAGACGATCGTCGGGTCGATCGATTCGACCGACGCGAGCGACGGCGACGCGTACGTCATCGCCGATATTTCGGCCGACGATGCCTGGCTTTCGATGCAGGCCGATGATGCACCGACGCTGACTGCTTGGCGATAA
- a CDS encoding CBS domain-containing protein, with protein MNVADAMTPREDVVTVELPGTRSDVLEYLQEQPFSSVPVVKPTDDGPEYRGLISRNALIEQPDEDQLVMLMDEDVPTTTADTALEDVARTMVEQGARRVPVVDGEFEGIVTVTDVVHAIATGDQPTDDTVEAWASENVNTTYEETPLPVAERELSYANVPYAVALDDDGRMSGILTIVDVLEVARIVEGEEETGDNFGDQDDEWSWEGIKAVGSRYLPTRDIEIPAGPVSEFMSDDVVTVSANTSIQEAAQRMISNDIEQIPMVTGEQLVGIVCDVDILEALYE; from the coding sequence ATGAACGTAGCCGACGCGATGACGCCCCGCGAGGACGTGGTAACCGTGGAGCTGCCGGGTACCCGGTCCGACGTCCTCGAGTACCTGCAAGAACAGCCGTTCTCGTCGGTCCCGGTCGTCAAACCGACCGACGACGGGCCGGAGTATCGGGGCCTGATCTCCCGGAACGCCCTGATCGAACAGCCCGACGAGGACCAGCTGGTTATGCTGATGGACGAGGACGTGCCGACCACCACGGCCGACACCGCGCTCGAGGACGTCGCGCGGACGATGGTCGAGCAGGGCGCGCGTCGCGTCCCGGTCGTCGACGGTGAGTTCGAGGGAATCGTCACCGTCACCGACGTCGTCCACGCGATCGCGACCGGCGACCAGCCGACCGACGACACCGTCGAGGCGTGGGCCAGCGAGAACGTGAACACGACCTACGAGGAGACGCCACTGCCGGTCGCCGAACGTGAGCTCTCCTACGCGAACGTTCCCTACGCCGTCGCGCTCGACGACGACGGCCGGATGAGCGGCATCCTCACGATCGTCGACGTGCTCGAGGTCGCTCGCATCGTCGAGGGAGAGGAGGAGACCGGCGACAACTTCGGCGACCAGGACGACGAGTGGTCCTGGGAGGGCATCAAGGCCGTCGGCAGCCGCTACCTGCCCACGCGGGACATCGAGATTCCCGCCGGCCCCGTCAGCGAGTTCATGAGCGACGACGTCGTCACGGTCTCGGCGAACACGTCGATCCAGGAGGCCGCACAGCGGATGATCAGCAACGACATCGAACAGATTCCGATGGTGACCGGCGAGCAGCTCGTCGGCATCGTCTGCGACGTCGACATCTTGGAGGCACTCTATGAGTGA
- a CDS encoding acetylglutamate kinase, whose protein sequence is MKRTLAIVLTIAVVGGLLFMGTAAAQDNQTDQDADLDQAAANVADLTQEQNQANTNSLSGETGDAPLIQVQQSDQTNFGEQSADVDQDIEQDTSLEQEIQRIVEEALNGNTG, encoded by the coding sequence ATGAAGCGAACACTTGCAATCGTACTTACAATCGCAGTCGTCGGTGGCCTCCTGTTTATGGGCACAGCCGCTGCACAGGACAACCAAACCGACCAAGATGCGGATCTCGATCAAGCCGCTGCGAACGTCGCTGATCTCACGCAGGAACAGAATCAGGCGAACACGAACTCGCTCTCCGGCGAGACGGGCGACGCACCGTTGATCCAGGTCCAGCAATCGGATCAAACGAACTTCGGTGAACAAAGCGCGGATGTCGATCAAGACATCGAGCAAGACACCAGCCTCGAGCAGGAGATCCAACGAATCGTCGAGGAGGCCTTAAACGGCAATACAGGATAG
- the ppk1 gene encoding polyphosphate kinase 1, whose amino-acid sequence MNGDDTSEADCGGQNSKSTANSNRERSDGLTVQPMSDGGSPNDDESADDEPTLAFRTDDGGDRAADGTDARSGDDAESATAESAAEVDAGDTPTDTESPLEGRPPSASPDVDLSAPKYYLNRELSELAFQRRVLHEAIDEKNPLLERVKFLAIFTTNVDEFIRKRVGGLKQQIAAGITEETPDGRTPGEQWREVLDESHELLERQAACYRDEIKPALAEEGIDIVDYEELSAAERREVRDYFESSVLPTLTPLTFDPAHPFPFISNQSLSLAVLTREHPEDDLTFSRVKIPRNQVRFIQLGDDEGNGDDRYVLLETVVRENLDLLFPDVEIVDTALFRVTRNAEVRRDEEVAEDLIEMVEEVLEERRFATVVRLEIEREPPAQILEILTRELDLDDREVFELDGPLDYRDFFELADLDRPELRLPDWTPQPHPRLGSREDGRSIFDVVRDRDVLVHHPYHAFEDTVQRFLEEAANDPDVLAIKAAIYRTASDSQIIETLIEAARNGKQVAVMVELKARFDEENNLEWAKRLEEEGIHVAYGTIGYKTHTKTSLVVREEDDGVRLYSHIGTGNYHSETAKQYEDLGLLTADRDIGQDLVRVFNYFTGHSMHREYRKLLVAPGNMRERFVDLVREEAERARNGEDARIVVKVNRLEDPQLVRELYNASMAGVDIDLIVRDVCRLRPGLEDVSETITVHSIVGRFLEHSRIFYFRAGGEERYFTGSADWMARNLDNRVEAVTPIEEPRLQSRLDEILETLLEDTRNRWVMQPDGSYERRRKRVDEPSTDVHATFMEAAWERTTRH is encoded by the coding sequence ATGAACGGAGATGACACGTCCGAAGCGGACTGCGGGGGACAGAACTCGAAATCGACGGCGAACTCGAATCGGGAGCGCAGCGACGGGCTGACCGTTCAGCCGATGAGCGACGGGGGGTCGCCGAACGACGACGAGTCGGCCGACGACGAACCGACCCTCGCGTTCCGGACGGACGACGGCGGCGACCGTGCTGCCGACGGGACTGACGCACGATCCGGCGACGATGCCGAGAGCGCCACAGCCGAATCCGCGGCGGAAGTGGACGCCGGTGATACGCCGACCGACACAGAGTCACCCCTCGAGGGCCGACCGCCATCGGCGTCGCCCGACGTCGACCTCTCGGCGCCCAAATACTACCTCAACCGCGAACTCAGCGAACTCGCCTTCCAGCGGCGGGTGCTTCACGAAGCGATCGACGAGAAGAACCCGCTGCTCGAGCGCGTGAAGTTCCTCGCGATCTTTACGACGAACGTCGACGAGTTCATCCGCAAGCGCGTCGGCGGGCTGAAACAGCAGATCGCTGCGGGCATCACCGAGGAAACGCCCGACGGGCGCACGCCCGGCGAGCAGTGGCGCGAGGTCCTCGACGAATCCCACGAACTCCTCGAGCGTCAGGCCGCGTGCTACCGCGACGAGATTAAACCGGCGCTGGCCGAGGAGGGGATCGACATCGTCGACTACGAGGAACTTTCGGCGGCCGAACGCCGGGAGGTCCGAGACTACTTCGAGAGTTCGGTGTTGCCGACGCTGACCCCGCTGACCTTCGATCCGGCCCACCCGTTCCCGTTTATCTCGAACCAGAGCCTCTCGCTGGCCGTCCTCACGCGCGAACACCCGGAGGACGACCTGACGTTCTCGCGGGTGAAGATCCCGCGCAATCAGGTTCGGTTCATCCAACTCGGCGACGACGAGGGCAACGGTGACGACCGGTACGTCCTCCTCGAGACGGTCGTCCGCGAGAACCTCGATTTGCTCTTTCCGGACGTCGAGATCGTCGACACGGCGCTGTTCCGCGTCACGCGCAACGCCGAGGTGCGCCGCGACGAGGAGGTCGCCGAGGACCTGATCGAGATGGTCGAGGAGGTCTTAGAGGAACGCCGGTTCGCGACCGTCGTCCGCCTCGAGATCGAGCGGGAGCCGCCCGCACAGATCCTCGAGATCCTCACGCGGGAACTCGACCTCGACGACCGGGAGGTGTTCGAACTGGACGGGCCGCTCGACTACCGGGACTTCTTCGAACTGGCCGATCTGGACCGGCCCGAACTCCGACTGCCCGACTGGACGCCACAGCCCCATCCGCGGCTGGGGTCGCGCGAGGACGGCCGCTCGATCTTCGACGTCGTTCGCGACCGCGACGTGCTCGTCCACCACCCCTACCACGCCTTCGAGGACACCGTCCAGCGGTTCTTGGAGGAGGCGGCCAACGATCCCGACGTACTGGCGATCAAGGCGGCGATCTACCGGACCGCCAGCGACTCCCAGATTATCGAGACGCTCATCGAGGCCGCGCGCAACGGCAAGCAGGTCGCGGTCATGGTCGAACTGAAGGCCCGCTTCGACGAGGAGAACAACCTCGAGTGGGCCAAGCGACTCGAGGAGGAGGGGATCCACGTCGCCTACGGGACGATCGGCTACAAGACCCACACGAAGACCTCGCTGGTGGTCCGCGAGGAGGACGACGGCGTCCGACTGTACTCCCACATCGGGACCGGCAACTACCACTCCGAGACCGCTAAGCAGTACGAGGACCTCGGCCTGCTCACCGCCGACCGCGATATCGGCCAAGACCTCGTGCGCGTGTTCAACTACTTCACCGGTCACTCGATGCACCGCGAGTATCGGAAACTGCTCGTCGCCCCCGGGAACATGCGCGAGCGGTTCGTCGACCTCGTCCGCGAGGAAGCCGAGCGCGCCCGCAACGGCGAGGACGCCCGAATCGTCGTGAAGGTCAACCGCCTCGAGGACCCTCAGCTCGTCCGGGAACTGTATAACGCGTCGATGGCCGGCGTCGATATCGATCTCATCGTTCGGGACGTCTGCCGGCTGCGACCGGGACTCGAGGACGTCAGCGAGACCATCACCGTTCACAGTATCGTCGGGCGATTCCTCGAGCACTCGCGGATCTTCTACTTCCGCGCGGGCGGCGAGGAGCGGTACTTCACCGGCTCGGCGGACTGGATGGCCCGCAACCTCGACAACCGCGTCGAAGCGGTGACGCCGATCGAGGAGCCGCGATTGCAGTCCCGGCTCGATGAAATCCTGGAGACGCTGCTCGAGGATACCCGGAATCGGTGGGTGATGCAACCGGACGGGTCGTACGAGCGGCGTCGGAAACGGGTCGACGAACCCTCGACCGACGTGCACGCGACGTTCATGGAGGCCGCCTGGGAACGAACGACGCGACACTGA